CTGCCCCCTTACCACACCTTTAATAAACGgtctacagacccagttcctgcatttctcatttttatttgacagAAAAAGTTGCTCTTGctgtacagattttaaaaaaccaaaatgccTTTAAGAAACGTGAAAAGTTGGGGGGAGGGGTACACAACCTCATGGGGGGCAGTAGGGACCAACTAATTCCAACTCCTGCCCCTTCCTTCCAAGAACACCTTACATAACCTCCAGTCCCAACCACCATCACAGTCACCCCTGGGAACTTTTGGATACAACTGGGGCCATGCCTCCCTGGCCCTGACTCCAGGCTGGGGTGTCCTGAACTGtatcctcccctcccccaactcccatCTGCATTCCCTCCCACCCCAAACCCCCCAGAACACGTGAACCAGGAAGAACTCACGGAGATTAACATTTCacaggaacaaagaaaaaaaaagggagggaaagggagccCTTCATCCAAGGGCTGCTAAGGTTCAAAGGAGAGCAGACAAGGACCCTCCCACGGCTCTGCTGGGGAAGAAGGGACACTCCCTGTGGCTCCAGAGCATGGGGTGTGGTGGAATCCCCCAAACACAATTTATGGAGACCTGCAACAGAAGATACAGGTCAACAGGGAGTTCTGACCCTAGTCCTCAAGGCCAGCTTCTGGGCCACTCCCAAAATGGGGctgccacccaccaccaccacaactggctccCAGAAGgcggcctcagccttccaggagGATGCGCACCTGGAGGAGCGGTGTCTCATGGGCCGAGGGCTAGGTGTCTCCCTCCTGCGCTTGTGGCTGGGGGATCGGCTGTCCCCACGCTGGCCTCTCCGGGAACCCCgctcactgctgctgctgcaacACAGGACAGACATCAGGCCACAGAGTGGCACCACCTCAGGCACCACAGATCCACAAAGTTTTCTTGGTAGAAAGTAGTGGCAGCCAGACAGGGCTGGGTGCTGACACCTGCAGTTGGCCTTACCTCTGCTGGTCCCGTGGCGAGGGCTGGGGCGAGGGACGGCGACGCTCCACAGGCGAGTAGCTGAGGGACCGAGAGTCCCTAAGGGAATCTATTGGCTTCCGGGGACTGCGGGACCTGGGGAACACAGTAGGATCCAATAGCACCACGCCCTTTCAAGCACAGCGGCCAGCACTCAGGACCACCCACCCAGGTCCTGACCACCAAACCTCACACCACACAGGGCCAGCCTCAGACCCACCTTTGTCCGCTCACTCACCCATCCGCCCGCACACCATCCACCGAGTGCCCAGTGGGCAGGCACAGGGTGCAGCGGGGGATGCAAAGATAAAAGACAGTCCCTGCCCTTGAAGGAGCTCAGtggtgaaggaaggaaggcacGCACGGCCCCGTGTGTGGGAAGCAGGGCTGGATGTGCGTGGCTCTGGGGACCCAAGGAGGGGGAcatggggcagggcagggaaggggcagGGCAGTCTTCTCGAAGGTGCTGTTTGAGCGGAGTCTTGCAGAACGAGGAGTTCACCAGGCGGACAAGgaaattccaggcagaaggaacagcatgtcCAAAGGCATGGGCTCTCCTTAAACTGCAAGGCGCTGGGTGTGGCTGGAGCACAGGGCATGTGTGGGGGCGGGCAGGAGGAGAACACAGGGCGGGCAAGGCCCGTTGGTGAAGAGCCTCACACGCCACTCCCGCAGAGGTGGGGCTTTGTCCTGCAGGCCACAGGGCGTCCCGAAGGATTTGTGGAGTGGAGGGAAGTAGCCAGATGTGCGTTTTAGAAAGGTCCCTCTGGCTACATGTGGAAGAGAATGGCGTGGAGGcggggagacagggaggaggctGTGGACAGAGTCGGGAGAAGAAGATGGTGGCCAGACCAGAGCCCTGGCAGTAGCAACAGGGAGACAAAGCTAGAACCCTGGGACCAGGctatgtgttgagggagggagaggaagaaaccaAGGACCCCCCAGTCCTGGCCTGAGCGCCCCTGTGGATGGCGCAGCCCTTCGCCAGAACAAGGTGCAACGAGCGGGGGAGAGAACAAGCGCCTCTCCCCCCACAACCAGATGCCCAAGGTCACGTGAGACACCCAGCCGGGAGCTCACACCCCAGGGCCCTGTCTCTGGATAAGTCACTCCCCCACCCTCCTTCCATCTCAGGCAAGGCAGCACTCACCTCCGCTCGCCAGGGGGTGGCTTCTTGGGGCTTGCAGGTTTGGGCAAGGCCTGAGGGCCAGGCTTAGCAGGGGAAGgcgaggaagaggaggaggaggaggaagaggaggaggaagaggaagaagaggaagaggaagaagaagaggaggaggaggaggaggaggaggaagatgaagaggaggagctgGAACTGGAACTGCTAGAGCGCCTCTTCCGTTTGGCTGGGGTTGGCTCCGGAGGACGTCCCTCTCGAACAGCCTCCtttggggctggggtggggctggggaccCTGTGGGAGGAGAGGAGTGTCACAAGGAGACAAGCTGCCCCAGCCCCAACCCTACCTTCCTTGGCCTGGAGGAACGGCAgtggggggaggggtgcctgAGAAAGGCGCTGGGAGCTCTCCTAGCCCTGTAAGCCAGCAATtctctggagagcagtggtgcgagctGACCCAACCTCTGCTAACAGAAGCAACAGGCTGGGGCCCGCAGCATAAGGGATCAAGATTAAACCTCAAGAATGTCCCTGATGGAGGAATAAGGCCTCTGGGCTCAGGTGTGGAAGCTGAAGCTGGGTAGTCTCCTTCCTCGGAGAGCCGCAGCTTGGGGAGGCCCCTGTGAGTGCAGGTTGGCTGGGGAAGGGGCCGTCCTgcctggaggcagggagagggatgGGATGACCTCTGAAGATCCTTCCAGCCCAGGGAGTTCCTCTTGAGGTCTAACTGCCATCCCTCCTGCTGTAAAATTAAGTCCATTTCCTCTAGTTCTGTCCTCTGTAGAGACGGAAAACTTATCATTATCCTCTAGAGAATGAACCTTCGGAGACTTTTATCTGTCCCACTCCTCCTCCCTCCGCCCCCGCCCCAGCATTCTCTTCTACCCCCAGCCTGAGGGTCAAGGTCCCCATACCTCCTCCAAGAGTCAAGCACCTGTGACACGgtttctccctccccactcccaacccATCCCCAATACCTCCCCACTGAAGGATGCTAAAGTCAAGCTCCCTCACCTCTTTAGTGCCACCTCAGGTTGCACAGGAAGGCTAGAGCCCTCCGAGTCACTAGAACTGGAGCCAGAGGAGgaagacgacgacgacgacgatgacgaggaggaagaagagctagaggacgaggaggaggaggaggaactccGCCGCTCCTTTGCTGGCTGCAGGGCGGCTAATGCAGAAGGCTGCTGGGCCCCAGTAGAGGCAGGTGGCTCCCCCACATCAGAGTGGGGCACCCCGGGGGCAGGGACAGAGAGCATGCCATTGTGGTCACCAACAGAGGACGTGGTCGTTGCCACTGCCCCAGAGGAAAGGGACTGAGACCCTGCTACGGGGGTGGTCTGGGCAATCAAAGAACGGGACTGGTCTGAAAAAGCAGAAGGCACAGGAGACCTCGGCTGATCCTGTGCTGGAGGGAGAAGAGACTGTGAAGGAGCCTGGCCCATTctagaggaaggggagggagccCGTTCAGAGGTCATTCTAGACTGGCTTGGGGCAGACGGTGGTGTTCTGGACCTGGCTCGGTCAAGGAGCGGTGGTGAGGTTCTGCCACTGACACGCTCGTAGGCAGAGAGGGGCACCCTGGGGCTGGTGAGGTTTGCACCAGACAATGTTGGAGCCATCCTAGCACTGGTGAGGCTCGCGGGGGCCAAGGCTGCAGCGGTTCTGGAGCCAGCAATATTCACAGGAGCTGTGGCATGTGCAGACCGAGGACCCACCAGGTTTGCAGAGGCTGGAGCCTGTGGTGTTCTGGAGCTGGAGGGATAGTTTGCAGCAGTTGGTGGGGTGCCAGAGCCTGTGAGACTCAGAGCTGCCAAGGCAGCTGGGGTTCTGGCCCCTGCTAGGTTCACAGCTGGGGCTGTGGGAGTGCGAGGGTCAGCCAGGTTCACAGCCGAAGGTGCCACCGCTGTTCTGGGGCTTGCCAAGTTCATGGCCGCTGCTGCAGCTGGCGTTCGAGTGTCAGCCAGGTTCACTGCTGTTGGGATGGCAGGTGTCCTGGCGCTGGCTAGGTTCATGGCTGCCGCAGAGGCTGCAGGAATCCTGCTGGCAAGGTTGGCTGCTGGGGCGGTTCTGAGACTCATGAGAGGCACCGGGGCTGGAACCTGGGACATTCTTGCAGCAAGGCCAGCAGCAGACATGGACGGAGGAGGCCGAGCAGTGCCAAGACTGATAGCGGTCAGGGCAAGTGCAATCCTGGACTGAGCATGATTTTCTGGCACAGATGTTCTCTGGTGGTCAGGTATTCGGGGACCTGGACCATCCATCATGGAGCCACCGGCTTGCTGCAGGACAGACATGGGTGTTCTAGAGCTGCCAAGGGGTTCAAGCATTCCAGGTGATCTGCAGCGGTCAAGAGGTGTTGGGGACATGCTAGGACGACTAAAGCAGCTCATTCTGGAGCTGTTGAGTGCTACTGGAGGTGTCCGCGAACCAGAATGATTTCTTGTTGCTGGAGGAGTAGCAGATCGTGAACGATCAGAACTACTTCCAGATGCTGAACGCCTGCGGATGGCTGGAGGAGATCTTGTTAAGGACCGTTTACCCCGAGCTGTTCGTGGAGTACGGGATCTGGAGCGGCGGCGGATAGCAAGTGGTGAGCGACTTCGAGAACGTTTGCGTGGCAACAGTGGCGTTCGAGACCTAGAGCGGCGCCGAATAGCTGGAGGTGTCCGGGACCTAGAACGGCGGCGTGTCACTGGTGAGGTTCGAGAGCGGGACCTTCTTCGAGTTACGGGAGATGTGCGAGATCGAGACCTCCTTCGGGTGACCGGCGATGTTCTGGATCTTGATCTTCTGCGAGTGATAGGTGAAGTTCTGCTTCGAGATCGCCTCCTGGTTACTGGTGGAGTCCTAGATCTGGACCTTCTGCGTGTCACTGGTGGAGTTCTAGAACGGGAGCGCCGGCGTGCTGTTGGTGTTCTGGACCTTGAACGACGACGGGTTACTGGTGGTGTTCTGGATCTGGATCGCCTTCTGCTCACTGGGGATGCTCTTGACCGGGATCTTCGTCGAGTCACTGAAGTCCTGGACCTTGACCGTCTCCGGCTGACTGGTGAAGTTCGAGACCTGGACCTACGTCGGCTTATCAGGGGGGTTCTGGACCTGGATCGCCGGTGAGTGGCTGGAGAGGCTCGAGATCTAGAGCGTTTCCACGGGGCTGGTGATGTCCGTGAGCGAGAACGCTTCCGACTGGTTGGGGGTGTCCGAGAGCGGCCTCTTCGGCGTCGAGAGGAGGTCCGGGAACTTTCCTGCCGGGCAGGGGACCTTGAGTGATAACCAGAGCCTCCCCTCCGTCGCCGAGTAACCCGTGACCTTGACCGGCTCCGCTGTCTTCGCCGAGAGGTTGACTGAGAAGATCCAGACCTATCTCGACGTCGGGTTGTTCTGGTTTTCTCTCTCCTTGAGCGGGAACGGGACCTCTGCAGTCCACGAGGCTTTGGTGAAGGAGAGCGGCCTCTCCTTGAGGTTGTCTTAGTGCGTGGAGATGAAGCTGAGCGCCGTCGGCGTGAAGACCTCGACTTTTCGACTGGCTCCGGGGAAGACACTGAAGGACTTCTCCGGCGCCTTGGGGGAGTTCTAGAGCGAGTTTCTGGTGAGGATGAGGCAGAACGGCTTCTACGGGAGAGTCTGGCCTTCCTCGTTAGCTCAGGAGATGATCGAGAGCTGCGACGTCGAGGTGGTGTACGAGACTTGGTCTTGGGCTCTGGTGATGACCTGGAACCTCTGCGAGCAGTTCTGGATTTGGGCAGATGTTCGGGAGAGGACTCGGTActgctgcttccttcaggagaAGGGCCTCTACCTTTGCTTGATGAACCTGATCTGCTTCGTCTGGGAAGGGCCCGAGGGGCTGGAGCTTTAGGTTCAGGAGAGGAATCAGAACCACTCTGTGCCCTCGGTGCTGCTCTTGGCTTATCTTTCACTTCAGGGGAGGAACCAGACCTACTGCGCCGAGGAGAAGGTCGAGATTTACTGTCAACCTCTGGAGATGATCCAGAGCGACTCCTCTGCCGAAGTGGGGTTCGAGTCTTGGCTTTAGAATCTGGAGAAGAGTCTGACTCACTTCTTTCCTGAGGGGATGCACTGGGTTTCACATCAAGTTCTTGAGAGGATCCCGAACGACTTCTCTGCCCCAAGGGAGTCCGAGCCACAGTTTTCTGATCAACTGATGATTCTGACCCACTTCTTTCTCTCTGGGGGGTAAGACACTTGTTGTTGAGCTCTGGGGATGATGGAGAACGACTCCTTGgcctaggagtctgaggcaaAGCTTTCGGTTCTGGCGAAGAATCACATTCGCTTCTCCCTCTCGATGGTGTTCTAGGTATATCTTTCATTCCAGGAGAGGACCCAGACAGGCTGTGCCTCGAGGGAGTCCCAGACCCATCTCTAAGTCCTGGAGAAGACCCAGACCTGCTTCTCCTTGATGGAGTTCTGGGTAAACCATCTTTCATTTCAGGAGAAGATGCAGAACTACTTCTTTCTCTCGAGGGTGTTCTCGGTACAGCATCAAGCACAGGTGAAGAGACGCTCTGATTTGAAGACATCCCTGCCTTTTCCACTGCATCTGGGGATAACTCAGAACTGCTGCGTCTAGAGGATCTTGTCGATTGTTCTTTCATGTCTAGAGATGGATCTGTTTCCAGCTGATTAAGAAAAGGTCCATTCAAATCTTCTTTAACCTCAGAAGAAAATCCAGTATTCATTTCTGTACCAAGTGGGCCTGAGTTTCTAAATTCTAAAGATGATTCAAAGCTGTTCTCCCTGAGTGGGGAGTTAGACAGTTCTTTATGTTCTGGAGAAAAATGTGGCCCACCCCAAGATGAGGCCATTGCAGGAATTTCTACTGCTTCCAAAGAAGCCTGTGACTGGCTCTGATCAAGAGTCAAAGACACAGCAGGCCTTTCTTCTATTTCAGGAGATGATTCAAAGTTACTTGCAGACATTTCTTTAAGTTCTGAAGACAAATGAGACAGGACTTGGCTTGCGGGTTCTTCAGACTTCTCTACTACCTCCATTAACTCTTCATCTTGGCTTGATGTAGGCAATGCACTATTTTGCTCTTTTGTTTCTGGAGATGACCCAGCACCACTTCTGTCCCTTGACGGGGTTCTAGGTGCGTCTTTGAACACTAGTGAAGACTCAGGTCTATCCTGTACTGGAAAGGGACTAAATCTGTCTCTTTGTCTAGGAGGTGATGCAGTAGCATCCTCCTGAGGGAGTAAGgccattttctcttttgattcagAAGTCTCCAATCTACTCTGCCCCAAGAGAGAATTCGAGTCCACTGTAGGATGTGAAGAAGAGTCAGACTGGAACCTGTTCAGTTCAGGAGACATTCCGGATTTCAATGTAGGACTCGCTGACAACTCACCTCTATCTTGTCTTATTGGAGATCTGGATGCCAGCTCAGTGATTGGAGATGAAGACCTGGACTGACCTCCCTTAGGTGATGTTTGAGATTTGCTCTGCAGAGATGGTGATTCTGAGTGACTCTGTCTCACTTCTGGACTTGAAGTATCAGATCTGTGGTCTGGTGAAGTTTGAGATTGTCCTTTCAGTTGCAGAGATGAGAGTCCAAAATAGCTCTCACCTGGTGGTGTGCTAGATTTTACTCCTGCACACAGAGAGAAGGATCCAGGGCAACTCTGAACTAGTGAGTCTTTAGACTTCTCTTGGGGACATGGCGACTTTGATCCAGAAAGACTTGGCCCTGGTGGAGTCTGGGCCTTCACTTTGGGGTGTGGTGAAATAGACCCTGAGTGACTTTGTCTTGGCGGTGTTTCAGGTTTCACTTTGGTATCTGGTGAGGAGGACCTAGAATGACTGTATCTTGGCAACAATCTGGATTCCACATTGGAGCAGGGAGATACTGATCTGCTTCGCCGTGGAGTTGTTCTTGATGTCACCCTACTAGGACTTGGAGAAGAGGAGCCAGAATGGCTTCTTTGCCTTGGTGATATTACCGCCTTCACTTTGGGTTGTGGAGATGATGACCTAGATGGGCTCTGTCTGGGAGGTGTGCTAGATTTCACTCTAGGAGGAGAGGACCCTGAGCAACTATGTCTCGAAGGGGTCCTAGATTTCAACTCAGGGTCAGGTGATGATTCAAAACAGCTCCGTCTTTGTGGCGTTACAGATTGCTCATTGGCCTGGGGACTTGTTATGGACCCTTGCCTTGGTGGTGTTCCAGATTTCACTTTAGAATGAGGAGACGAACTGGAATGACTTTGTCTTGATGGTGTTTTAGATTTCTGTTTAGGTGGCGGAGAAGAACTGGAGCGACTGCGTCTAGGTGGTGTTCTAGATTTAGCTTTAGGTTGGGAGGATCCAGAGCGACTGCGCCTGGGTGGTGTCTGTGACTTTTGTTTAGGGCATGGGGAAGACCCTGAAAGACTGCGCCTCAAAGACAAGTGAGATTTTGCTTTGGACCGTGGTGAAGACAGAGATCTGCTTCGCCTTGAAGAAATGCgtgatttcttcatttctggGCTTGAATTGGACCTGCTTCTTCTCTGAGATGTTCTGGATTTGTTCTTCCGGTCTGAAGATGAGCCAGACCTGCCTCTTCTTTGAGGTGATCTAGAGTGAGATCTTCCACGTCTAACTAAGCTTCTACTGCGGGATCTTCCTCGTCTTGGTGTCCTAGATCGAGACCTCCCTCTCCTGGCTGGTGTTCTGGAGCGTGAGCGACCACTGCGTCTAGCTGGGGTTCTAGAGCGTGAGCGGCCACGTCTGGCTGGGGTTCTGGAGCGTGAGCGGCCACGTCTAGCTGGGGTTCTAGAGCGTGACCTGCCACTTCTCCTGGCTGGTGATCTACTACGAGACCTCCGTCGTACTGGCGATCGGGTCCTAGATCTGCGCCTAGCAGGTGTTCTAGACCGAGACCTGCCCCTCCGGGCTGGTGTTCTAGACCGAGACCTACGTCTGGTGGGTGTTCTGGATCGTGATCTCCGCCTGGCAGGTGTTCTAGAGCGTGACCTGCCCCGCCGGGCTGGTGTTCTAGAACGAGATCTGCCCCGAGTGGCTGGGGATCTAGAGTGGGACCTCCCTCGCCTTGCTGACCTAGACCTGCCTCTTCTCTGGGTATTTCTGCtcctagaccagcctggtcgctGAGGAGACCTAGAGCGGCCACGTCGCT
The genomic region above belongs to Chlorocebus sabaeus isolate Y175 chromosome 5, mChlSab1.0.hap1, whole genome shotgun sequence and contains:
- the SRRM2 gene encoding serine/arginine repetitive matrix protein 2 isoform X7, with the protein product MYNGIGLPTPRGSGTNGYVQRNLSLVRGRRGERPDYKGEEELRRLEAALVKRPNPDILDHERKRRVELRCLELEEMMEEQGYEEQQIQEKVATFRLMLLEKDVNPGGKEETPGQRPAVTETHQLAELNEKKNERLRAAFGISDSYVDGSSFDPQRRAREAKQPAPEPPKPYSLVRESSSSRSPTPKQKKKKKKKDRGRRSESSSPRRERKKSSKKKKHRSESESKKRKHRSPTPKSKRKSKDKKRKRSRSTTPAPKSRRAHRSTSADSASSSDTSRSRSRSAAAKTHTTALTGRSPSPASGRRGEGDAPFSEPGTTNTQRPSSPEPTTKQPSSPYEDKDKDKKEKSAARPSPSPERSSTGPEPPAPTPLLAERHGGSPQPLATTPLSQEPVNPPSEASPTRGRSPPKSPEKLPQSSSSESSPPSPQPTKVSRHASSSPESPKPAPAPGSHREISSSPTSKNRSHGRAKRDKSHSHTPSRRTGRSRSPATAKRGRSRSRTPTKRGHSRSRSPQWRRSRSAQRWGRSRSPQRRGRSRSPQRPGWSRSRNTQRRGRSRSARRGRSHSRSPATRGRSRSRTPARRGRSRSRTPARRRSRSRTPTRRRSRSRTPARRGRSRSRTPARRRSRTRSPVRRRSRSRSPARRSGRSRSRTPARRGRSRSRTPARRGRSRSRTPARRSGRSRSRTPARRGRSRSRTPRRGRSRSRSLVRRGRSHSRSPQRRGRSGSSSDRKNKSRTSQRRSRSNSSPEMKKSRISSRRSRSLSSPRSKAKSHLSLRRSLSGSSPCPKQKSQTPPRRSRSGSSQPKAKSRTPPRRSRSSSSPPPKQKSKTPSRQSHSSSSPHSKVKSGTPPRQGSITSPQANEQSVTPQRRSCFESSPDPELKSRTPSRHSCSGSSPPRVKSSTPPRQSPSRSSSPQPKVKAVISPRQRSHSGSSSPSPSRVTSRTTPRRSRSVSPCSNVESRLLPRYSHSRSSSPDTKVKPETPPRQSHSGSISPHPKVKAQTPPGPSLSGSKSPCPQEKSKDSLVQSCPGSFSLCAGVKSSTPPGESYFGLSSLQLKGQSQTSPDHRSDTSSPEVRQSHSESPSLQSKSQTSPKGGQSRSSSPITELASRSPIRQDRGELSASPTLKSGMSPELNRFQSDSSSHPTVDSNSLLGQSRLETSESKEKMALLPQEDATASPPRQRDRFSPFPVQDRPESSLVFKDAPRTPSRDRSGAGSSPETKEQNSALPTSSQDEELMEVVEKSEEPASQVLSHLSSELKEMSASNFESSPEIEERPAVSLTLDQSQSQASLEAVEIPAMASSWGGPHFSPEHKELSNSPLRENSFESSLEFRNSGPLGTEMNTGFSSEVKEDLNGPFLNQLETDPSLDMKEQSTRSSRRSSSELSPDAVEKAGMSSNQSVSSPVLDAVPRTPSRERSSSASSPEMKDGLPRTPSRRSRSGSSPGLRDGSGTPSRHSLSGSSPGMKDIPRTPSRGRSECDSSPEPKALPQTPRPRSRSPSSPELNNKCLTPQRERSGSESSVDQKTVARTPLGQRSRSGSSQELDVKPSASPQERSESDSSPDSKAKTRTPLRQRSRSGSSPEVDSKSRPSPRRSRSGSSPEVKDKPRAAPRAQSGSDSSPEPKAPAPRALPRRSRSGSSSKGRGPSPEGSSSTESSPEHLPKSRTARRGSRSSPEPKTKSRTPPRRRSSRSSPELTRKARLSRRSRSASSSPETRSRTPPRRRRSPSVSSPEPVEKSRSSRRRRSASSPRTKTTSRRGRSPSPKPRGLQRSRSRSRREKTRTTRRRDRSGSSQSTSRRRQRSRSRSRVTRRRRGGSGYHSRSPARQESSRTSSRRRRGRSRTPPTSRKRSRSRTSPAPWKRSRSRASPATHRRSRSRTPLISRRRSRSRTSPVSRRRSRSRTSVTRRRSRSRASPVSRRRSRSRTPPVTRRRSRSRTPTARRRSRSRTPPVTRRRSRSRTPPVTRRRSRSRTSPITRRRSRSRTSPVTRRRSRSRTSPVTRRRSRSRTSPVTRRRSRSRTPPAIRRRSRSRTPLLPRKRSRSRSPLAIRRRSRSRTPRTARGKRSLTRSPPAIRRRSASGSSSDRSRSATPPATRNHSGSRTPPVALNSSRMSCFSRPSMSPTPLDRCRSPGMLEPLGSSRTPMSVLQQAGGSMMDGPGPRIPDHQRTSVPENHAQSRIALALTAISLGTARPPPSMSAAGLAARMSQVPAPVPLMSLRTAPAANLASRIPAASAAAMNLASARTPAIPTAVNLADTRTPAAAAAMNLASPRTAVAPSAVNLADPRTPTAPAVNLAGARTPAALAALSLTGSGTPPTAANYPSSSRTPQAPASANLVGPRSAHATAPVNIAGSRTAAALAPASLTSARMAPTLSGANLTSPRVPLSAYERVSGRTSPPLLDRARSRTPPSAPSQSRMTSERAPSPSSRMGQAPSQSLLPPAQDQPRSPVPSAFSDQSRSLIAQTTPVAGSQSLSSGAVATTTSSVGDHNGMLSVPAPGVPHSDVGEPPASTGAQQPSALAALQPAKERRSSSSSSSSSSSSSSSSSSSSSSSSSGSSSSDSEGSSLPVQPEVALKRGQN